The Microbacterium sp. KUDC0406 genome includes a window with the following:
- the aroC gene encoding chorismate synthase, whose product MLRVLTAGESHGPELIAVMEGLPSGVPITAEDIQSDLQRRKLGYGRGSRMKFEQDELSISGGVRHGLSLGSPVALRIGNTEWPKWTEVMNPAPASLTEKSRGRGAALTRPRPGHADLVGMQKYDFDEARPILERASARETAARVALGALARAFLAELGIRLVSHTLSIGPVQVPEGSALPTPDDVAALDADPLRCFDPATSALMVAEVDAARKDGDTLGGIVEVLAYGLPPGLGSHVHWDRRLDGRLAQALMSIQAIKGVEVGDGFETTRRRGSAAHDELFEADGGITRGSDRAGGTEGGMSTGTVLRVRAGMKPIATVPHALRTIDVATGEQATAHHQRSDVCAVPAAGVVAEAMVAIELANAVLEKFGGDSVGETRRNLQSYLQAIPESLRTAPASEAALIAQDGA is encoded by the coding sequence ATGCTCCGCGTGCTCACGGCCGGCGAATCGCACGGCCCCGAACTCATCGCCGTCATGGAGGGCCTGCCCTCCGGTGTGCCCATCACGGCAGAGGACATCCAGTCCGACCTGCAGCGACGCAAGCTCGGCTACGGCCGCGGCTCGCGGATGAAGTTCGAGCAGGACGAGCTCAGCATCTCGGGCGGCGTCCGGCACGGACTCTCGCTGGGCAGCCCCGTTGCGCTGCGGATCGGCAACACCGAGTGGCCGAAGTGGACCGAGGTGATGAATCCGGCGCCCGCCTCGCTCACCGAGAAGTCGCGCGGCCGCGGAGCCGCGCTGACCCGCCCGCGACCCGGTCACGCCGACCTGGTGGGTATGCAGAAGTACGACTTCGACGAGGCACGCCCGATCCTCGAGCGCGCCAGCGCCCGCGAGACGGCCGCGCGCGTCGCCCTCGGCGCGCTCGCGCGCGCGTTCCTCGCCGAGCTCGGCATCCGGCTGGTGAGCCACACCCTGTCGATCGGACCGGTGCAGGTGCCCGAGGGCTCCGCGCTGCCGACCCCCGACGACGTGGCCGCCCTCGACGCCGATCCGCTGCGCTGCTTCGACCCGGCCACCTCCGCGCTGATGGTCGCCGAGGTCGACGCCGCGCGCAAGGACGGCGACACGCTCGGAGGCATCGTCGAGGTGCTCGCCTACGGTCTGCCCCCGGGGCTCGGATCGCATGTGCACTGGGACCGCCGGCTGGACGGGCGTCTCGCGCAGGCGCTGATGAGCATCCAGGCCATCAAGGGAGTCGAAGTCGGAGACGGTTTCGAGACCACCCGCCGCCGCGGCTCCGCCGCCCACGACGAGCTCTTCGAGGCCGATGGCGGCATCACCCGCGGTTCCGACCGCGCGGGCGGCACGGAGGGCGGCATGTCCACCGGCACCGTGCTGCGCGTGCGCGCCGGTATGAAGCCGATCGCCACGGTGCCGCACGCGCTGCGCACGATCGATGTCGCGACCGGCGAGCAGGCCACCGCACACCACCAGCGCTCCGACGTGTGCGCGGTGCCGGCGGCCGGGGTCGTCGCAGAGGCCATGGTCGCGATCGAGCTCGCGAACGCCGTGCTGGAGAAGTTCGGCGGCGACAGCGTCGGCGAGACCCGCCGCAATCTGCAGTCCTACCTGCAGGCGATCCCGGAGTCGCTGCGCACCGCGCCGGCGTCCGAGGCGGCCCTGATCGCACAGGACGGGGCCTGA
- a CDS encoding shikimate kinase has protein sequence MTSSAEHPLTLVLVGPMAAGKTSVGRRVARALEVPFIDTDKRIVADHGPIPELFQAHGEAHFRALERDAVAAALHEGGVVSLGGGAVTDAGTRTLLSGHPVVYLTVTVAAVAARITGSGRPLLAGEDPVARWEEIFQARRGWYEEVADLTVDTSKRPMRKIADEIAQWRREQE, from the coding sequence ATGACGAGCTCGGCTGAACATCCGCTCACGCTGGTGCTGGTCGGACCGATGGCGGCGGGGAAGACCAGCGTGGGACGCCGGGTGGCGCGCGCCCTCGAGGTGCCGTTCATCGACACCGACAAGCGCATCGTCGCCGACCACGGCCCGATCCCGGAGCTGTTCCAGGCTCACGGAGAGGCGCACTTCCGCGCGCTCGAACGCGACGCGGTGGCCGCAGCGCTCCACGAGGGCGGCGTGGTGTCGCTCGGCGGCGGTGCGGTGACCGATGCCGGCACGCGGACGCTGCTGTCCGGGCATCCGGTCGTCTACCTGACGGTGACGGTGGCGGCCGTGGCCGCGCGGATCACCGGAAGCGGCCGGCCGCTGCTGGCCGGAGAGGATCCGGTCGCGCGCTGGGAGGAGATCTTCCAGGCACGGCGCGGATGGTACGAGGAGGTCGCCGACCTGACGGTCGACACCTCGAAGCGTCCGATGCGGAAGATCGCGGACGAGATCGCCCAATGGCGGAGGGAACAGGAATGA
- the aroB gene encoding 3-dehydroquinate synthase — MSTTTIGVTGRENYEITVGRDILDRVAAALDPAVRKVLVVHPPTLSARAAQLRERLMADGSLEVLLAEIPDAEQGKRVEVAAFCWQVMGQADFTRTDAVIGYGGGSVTDLAGFVAATWLRGVQVVQVPTTVLGLVDAAVGGKTGINTAEGKNLVGAFWAPRAVIGDLDELTSLSANEATAGYAEVVKAGFIWAPEILDIIEAAPERAIDPAADEFRRTIELAIDMKAKVVSEDFREAGLREILNYGHTLGHAIEHAERYQWRHGAAISVGMMYAAELSRLAGRLSDEAVDRHRSILETLGLPTTYRSGAWSQLLATMQRDKKARGGMLRFIVLDDIAKPTVLQAPDESLMFAAYQEVGA, encoded by the coding sequence ATGAGCACGACGACGATCGGTGTCACGGGACGCGAGAACTATGAGATCACGGTCGGTCGCGACATCCTCGACCGGGTCGCCGCCGCGCTGGATCCCGCGGTGCGCAAGGTGCTCGTCGTGCACCCGCCGACGCTCTCCGCGCGCGCCGCGCAGCTGCGTGAGCGTCTCATGGCGGACGGCTCGCTCGAGGTGCTGCTCGCCGAGATCCCGGATGCCGAGCAGGGCAAGCGCGTCGAGGTGGCGGCCTTCTGCTGGCAGGTCATGGGCCAGGCCGACTTCACCCGCACCGACGCGGTGATCGGCTACGGCGGAGGGTCGGTCACGGATCTCGCGGGCTTCGTCGCGGCGACGTGGCTGCGCGGTGTGCAGGTCGTGCAGGTACCGACCACGGTGCTGGGCCTCGTGGACGCCGCAGTCGGCGGCAAGACCGGGATCAACACCGCCGAGGGCAAGAACCTGGTCGGTGCGTTCTGGGCCCCTCGTGCCGTGATCGGCGATCTCGACGAGCTGACCAGCCTCAGCGCGAACGAGGCGACCGCGGGCTATGCCGAGGTCGTCAAGGCCGGCTTCATCTGGGCGCCCGAGATCCTCGACATCATCGAGGCGGCGCCGGAGCGGGCGATCGATCCGGCGGCGGACGAGTTCCGCCGCACGATCGAACTCGCGATCGACATGAAGGCGAAGGTCGTCTCGGAAGACTTCCGTGAGGCCGGACTGCGCGAGATCCTGAACTACGGCCACACCCTCGGACACGCCATCGAGCACGCCGAGCGCTACCAGTGGCGCCACGGCGCGGCGATCTCGGTCGGCATGATGTACGCCGCCGAGCTCTCCCGGCTCGCGGGCCGGCTCTCCGACGAGGCCGTCGATCGGCACCGTTCGATCCTGGAGACCCTCGGCCTGCCGACGACCTACCGGTCGGGCGCCTGGTCGCAGCTGCTGGCGACCATGCAGCGCGACAAGAAGGCCCGCGGCGGCATGCTGCGCTTCATCGTGCTCGACGACATCGCCAAGCCGACCGTGCTGCAGGCACCGGACGAGTCTCTGATGTTCGCGGCGTACCAGGAAGTGGGCGCATGA
- a CDS encoding GNAT family N-acetyltransferase, whose translation MSFAVRRVAPGEWAEVRALRLRALADPVAHLAFLDTLEHASEQPEEFWQDRTRNAASGDQAAQFVAVSEDGDWFGTATVLDNRDRPGAGLVVGVYVADGYRGAGAIEGLFDAAATWAGQTGRAALYLEVHVDNHRAQRAYERCGFVRTGEITTLDNGQEYVMVRSLTTR comes from the coding sequence ATGAGCTTCGCTGTCCGTCGCGTCGCGCCGGGGGAGTGGGCCGAGGTGCGCGCGCTGCGGCTGCGCGCTCTCGCCGACCCGGTCGCACACCTCGCCTTCCTGGACACCCTCGAGCACGCCTCGGAGCAGCCCGAGGAGTTCTGGCAGGACCGCACGCGCAATGCGGCGTCCGGCGATCAGGCGGCGCAGTTCGTCGCGGTCTCCGAGGACGGCGACTGGTTCGGAACGGCGACCGTGCTCGACAATCGTGATCGCCCCGGGGCGGGACTGGTCGTGGGAGTGTACGTCGCCGACGGGTATCGCGGCGCCGGGGCGATCGAGGGGCTCTTCGATGCCGCGGCGACCTGGGCGGGGCAGACCGGCCGCGCGGCGCTGTATCTCGAGGTGCACGTCGACAACCACCGCGCTCAGCGCGCTTACGAGCGCTGCGGTTTCGTGCGCACCGGCGAGATCACCACGCTGGACAACGGGCAGGAGTACGTGATGGTCCGCTCTCTCACCACCCGCTGA
- the aroQ gene encoding type II 3-dehydroquinate dehydratase produces the protein MTQPHRLLLVNGPNLNLLGTREPGIYGTETLADVERITADAASALGYDVRAVQSNHEGVLIDAIHAAREDCTGIVINPGGLTHTSVALRDALTGVGLPFAEVHISDVYRREEFRHFSYLHDVATVRVVGRGVQGYAEAVRELVSKL, from the coding sequence GTGACTCAGCCCCACCGCCTGCTGCTCGTGAACGGCCCGAACCTGAACCTGCTCGGCACTCGCGAGCCGGGGATCTACGGCACTGAGACGCTGGCGGATGTGGAGCGGATCACGGCGGACGCCGCCTCCGCTCTCGGGTACGACGTGCGCGCCGTGCAGAGCAATCACGAGGGCGTGCTGATCGATGCGATCCACGCCGCCCGTGAGGACTGCACCGGTATCGTCATCAATCCCGGCGGCCTGACTCACACGTCGGTGGCGCTGCGGGACGCGCTGACCGGCGTCGGTCTGCCGTTCGCCGAGGTGCACATCTCGGACGTGTATCGGCGGGAGGAGTTCCGGCACTTCTCCTATCTGCACGATGTCGCCACTGTGCGCGTGGTCGGGCGCGGCGTGCAGGGCTACGCCGAGGCCGTGCGCGAGCTCGTCTCGAAGCTTTAG
- a CDS encoding tetratricopeptide repeat protein translates to MSLDVELDRIVAARNRDDMQPTIDALLPYLETHPGAARVLYEVGGAYDTAGEEEIARGFYERALDAGLQGDVLRRCYLQYGSTLRNLGELERSLEVFDQGLRAFPGSPSLAVFRTLTLHAAGRADAAIAGLLEVIAEEASAPDLDRYRLAIRRQRGVYRLARRQRRLTAHGAGLDPAEEDRDGERSSREERVRRQMRSDPRWHDPGCGASRGARWEQRAFGVRRT, encoded by the coding sequence ATGTCACTCGACGTCGAGCTGGACCGCATCGTCGCCGCCAGGAACCGCGACGACATGCAGCCCACGATCGATGCGCTGCTGCCCTACCTCGAGACTCATCCCGGCGCGGCCCGCGTGCTGTACGAGGTCGGTGGCGCCTACGACACGGCAGGGGAGGAGGAGATCGCGCGGGGCTTCTACGAGCGCGCTCTCGACGCCGGGCTGCAGGGCGACGTCCTGCGGCGCTGCTACCTGCAGTACGGGTCGACGCTGCGGAACCTGGGCGAGCTGGAGCGGTCGCTCGAGGTCTTCGACCAGGGGCTGCGCGCCTTTCCCGGCTCGCCGTCGCTGGCGGTGTTCCGCACGCTGACCCTGCACGCTGCCGGCCGGGCGGATGCCGCGATCGCCGGCCTGCTCGAGGTGATCGCCGAAGAGGCGAGCGCGCCGGACCTTGACCGCTATCGCCTGGCGATCCGCCGGCAACGCGGAGTATATCGCCTCGCTCGGCGGCAACGACGTCTGACGGCTCATGGTGCAGGACTCGACCCCGCGGAGGAGGATCGTGACGGCGAGCGCTCGTCGCGGGAAGAGCGAGTTCGTCGGCAGATGCGTTCGGATCCTCGATGGCACGATCCCGGATGCGGAGCTTCTCGAGGTGCTCGGTGGGAGCAGCGCGCGTTCGGTGTTCGCCGGACGTGA
- a CDS encoding HEAT repeat domain-containing protein, translated as MWALRAFLYVWDPTAEPAVLAAGHDEHWRIREMVVKVIRANALTSRESELLLEQLTTDENHRVRTAAQRALR; from the coding sequence GTGTGGGCTCTGCGGGCGTTCCTGTACGTCTGGGATCCGACCGCGGAGCCGGCGGTGCTGGCTGCCGGTCATGACGAGCACTGGCGCATCCGGGAGATGGTGGTGAAGGTGATCCGGGCGAACGCACTCACGTCCCGGGAATCGGAGCTTCTGCTCGAGCAGCTGACGACCGATGAGAACCATCGGGTGAGGACGGCTGCACAGCGCGCTCTCCGCTAG
- the efp gene encoding elongation factor P — protein MASTADIKNGVVLSIDGQLWSVIEFQHVKPGKGGAFVRTKLKNVVSGKTVDRTYNAGTKVDIQNVDRRDFTYLYTDGDSFVFMDVEDYDQLSVSAATVGDAKNFLLENQQVQIALHDGNPLYIELPASVVLEITYTEPGLQGDRSSAGTKPATVETGYEIQVPLFLETGTKVKVDTRTGDYLGRVND, from the coding sequence ATGGCATCCACCGCAGACATCAAGAACGGCGTCGTCCTGTCGATCGACGGGCAGCTCTGGAGCGTCATCGAGTTCCAGCACGTCAAGCCCGGCAAGGGCGGCGCATTCGTGCGCACCAAGCTCAAGAACGTCGTCAGCGGCAAGACCGTCGACCGCACCTACAACGCCGGCACCAAGGTCGACATCCAGAACGTCGACCGCCGCGACTTCACCTACCTCTACACCGACGGCGACAGCTTCGTCTTCATGGACGTCGAGGACTACGATCAGCTCTCCGTCAGCGCTGCCACGGTCGGCGACGCGAAGAACTTCCTGCTCGAGAACCAGCAGGTGCAGATCGCGCTGCACGACGGCAACCCGCTGTACATCGAGCTCCCCGCGTCGGTCGTGCTCGAGATCACCTACACCGAGCCGGGCCTGCAGGGCGACCGCTCGTCGGCCGGGACCAAGCCCGCGACCGTCGAGACCGGCTACGAGATCCAGGTTCCGCTCTTCCTCGAGACCGGCACCAAGGTCAAGGTCGACACCCGCACGGGTGACTACCTCGGCCGCGTCAACGACTGA
- the nusB gene encoding transcription antitermination factor NusB — translation MSARSKARKRALDILFAADVRDEDIATTLAAAAKRAASEPAREASWLYAREIVDGVVDHRDEIDEQITTHSRDWRLERMPAVDRAVLRIAAWEILFNEQVPTAVAIDEAVELAKELSTDESGAFVHGVLARLARAA, via the coding sequence TTGAGCGCACGGAGCAAGGCGCGCAAGCGCGCCCTCGACATCCTGTTCGCCGCAGACGTGCGCGACGAGGACATCGCGACCACGCTGGCCGCAGCGGCCAAGCGTGCTGCCAGCGAGCCGGCCCGCGAGGCCTCCTGGCTGTATGCGCGCGAGATCGTCGACGGCGTCGTCGACCACCGCGACGAGATCGACGAGCAGATCACCACGCACAGCCGTGACTGGCGACTCGAGCGCATGCCCGCCGTCGACCGAGCCGTGCTGCGCATCGCCGCCTGGGAGATCCTGTTCAACGAGCAGGTGCCCACGGCCGTCGCCATCGACGAGGCGGTCGAACTCGCCAAGGAGCTCTCCACGGACGAGTCCGGCGCCTTCGTGCACGGCGTCCTCGCACGCCTCGCCCGCGCCGCCTGA
- a CDS encoding DUF4349 domain-containing protein has translation MNSLRRSLVAVVFLSALMLGAAGCTAMNGASDGSAGGGVQAGQDAGGAVDEKAPEAVDQDSAVVTTGRMLLTADDPLAAADAAAKIAIDAGGRVDARHDDAGGESAAAQAEVVLRIPADELEDARIALKKLGELAETSFSAEEVGATQRDLDARITTLRTSIARYTEWLGSAQKTSDLIELEQAISERQSELESLTAQKRDLDDRVAMATVTVTFTSVYVPQSTVPQTPLEAIAAGWSAFVGFWSAAGIALAFLLPWLVVIAAIVLVVLWLSRRRRRGMPAPQTPAPAEAMPWLAAREQDATAAPVVAGPAASDSAETEPPAQHDAPR, from the coding sequence ATGAACAGCTTGCGGCGAAGTCTGGTGGCGGTCGTCTTCCTCTCGGCGCTGATGCTCGGCGCCGCGGGCTGCACCGCGATGAACGGGGCGTCCGACGGGTCGGCAGGCGGCGGTGTGCAGGCCGGGCAGGATGCCGGCGGCGCCGTCGACGAGAAGGCTCCCGAAGCGGTCGATCAGGACTCGGCGGTGGTCACGACCGGACGGATGCTGCTCACGGCCGACGATCCGCTCGCCGCGGCCGACGCCGCCGCGAAGATCGCCATCGACGCCGGCGGACGGGTCGACGCGCGGCACGATGACGCAGGCGGAGAGAGCGCGGCGGCTCAGGCCGAAGTCGTCCTGCGGATTCCCGCCGACGAGCTCGAGGATGCGCGCATCGCCCTGAAGAAGCTCGGCGAACTGGCGGAGACGTCCTTCTCTGCCGAGGAGGTGGGCGCGACCCAGCGCGATCTCGACGCCCGCATCACGACTCTGCGCACTTCGATCGCCCGGTACACCGAGTGGCTCGGCTCGGCGCAGAAGACGTCCGATCTCATCGAGCTGGAGCAGGCGATCTCCGAGCGGCAGAGCGAGCTGGAGTCGCTGACCGCACAGAAGCGCGATCTCGACGACCGGGTGGCGATGGCCACCGTCACCGTGACGTTCACGTCGGTGTACGTGCCGCAGTCGACGGTGCCGCAGACACCGCTCGAAGCGATCGCGGCCGGATGGTCGGCGTTCGTCGGGTTCTGGTCTGCGGCCGGGATCGCGCTCGCGTTCCTGCTGCCCTGGCTCGTCGTCATCGCCGCGATCGTCCTCGTCGTGCTGTGGCTGTCACGGCGTCGGCGGAGGGGGATGCCGGCGCCGCAGACACCCGCTCCTGCCGAGGCGATGCCGTGGCTGGCTGCTCGGGAGCAGGATGCGACTGCCGCGCCCGTGGTCGCCGGCCCCGCGGCATCCGACTCGGCTGAGACGGAGCCGCCCGCACAGCACGACGCCCCGCGCTGA